In one Dermacentor albipictus isolate Rhodes 1998 colony chromosome 4, USDA_Dalb.pri_finalv2, whole genome shotgun sequence genomic region, the following are encoded:
- the LOC135910059 gene encoding solute carrier family 22 member 7-like produces the protein MPKGSKIRHQGSKRERKAADYRTPPSVLPQQPPPSQPSQESQISSAVRRSSHHRSRVSPSHAASLTVQSASLPSQVPAPTASPVMPPRPPPLTSASTSMGTTGPSSLPPPSTVVAPASAPSATPQVLTSLSASRMPRTSVYPKPSIPPPSQASSLSRQQVPPTNSYGTERTLQLGASYPSAVTRSASLRELMELRSLRSRTLSSDLANRGQQLLSPLLSRLRSPSSTSPQRIKRPMQEELQVVGADANLAPLSLGSEETNRLPPKQGQSFQSGRREEQRDLQESQLSLAHSRRSMSRTSLSLPQDPSQWPPATATGLAAICLRREEASQLVGKHGPFQTSTFYFALLVAFVLPFHTLPLQIAQHNVDHWCARPNNLRNLSVEQWKHLMLPRSEDGRYSQCRMYAEVNSSRVVTVLCTNWEYAPSAYGPSIVQDFDLVCERAWFLPLSCSASAMGAICMLVVSGPLADRLGRKPVMQFSTVMMLAACSVILFSTILNSFLAMRFLLGAATSTLFNTSFVLLVEVLAPETRTLYSMASMLGKVFGAIIVGALMWAKFSWYTLQLASMLPYVMLLRKCTHLVESPRWLLARGNVEEAETVIMHAATLNGENLFEVRQKLARARRDAERAEPATEGACCDTLRVRGRWRHSVILCYLWTVTAFAAQAASLKIHYLDFYPAALLALSSALSFPTELIAIVSAAHLGRRASQSSALVLAAVCCFVAANLDDDSVGRSAALLLVTSVSVDASQTIGTLYTAEVYPTVARCSGMALCTCFSAAASVATPVAVYLGILPASSVPLGFVSLLCVTAACLVMRLPDTKESSALPDQFSDAHLDTSPQESAPALADTSSNIPSQARRLRDEVRPQEER, from the coding sequence ATGCCTAAGGGCTCTAAAATACGGCACCAAGGCTCCAAGAGAGAGCGGAAGGCTGCGGACTACCGCACGCCGCCATCGGTCTTGCCGCAGCAGCCACCGCCTTCTCAGCCATCTCAAGAGTCGCAGATCAGCAGCGCGGTAAGGAGGTCGTCACACCACAGGTCACGGGTATCACCATCACACGCAGCCTCGCTGACGGTGCAGTCTGCATCGCTACCGTCACAGGTACCTGCACCCACTGCATCGCCGGTCATGCCCCCTCGGCCGCCGCCGCTTACTTCTGCTTCGACGTCAATGGGCACCACCGGACCATCGTCTCTGCCGCCGCCATCGACTGTCGTTGCCCCCGCATCTGCACCGTCTGCAACACCACAAGTGCTGACTTCGCTGTCGGCGTCTCGGATGCCGCGGACCTCGGTGTACCCGAAGCCGTCGATTCCTCCGCCGTCTCAAGCGTCGTCACTTTCGCGTCAGCAGGTGCCACCCACGAACTCATACGGCACAGAGCGGACTTTGCAATTGGGGGCCTCTTACCCGTCGGCGGTGACACGGAGCGCATCCCTGCGGGAGCTGATGGAGCTGCGGTCACTGCGATCACGGACCCTTTCTAGTGACTTGGCGAACAGGGGTCAACAGCTCCTATCGCCCTTGCTGTCTCGTCTACGCTCACCCTCAAGCACATCCCCGCAAAGGATTAAACGACCAATGCAGGAGGAGCTCCAAGTCGTCGGCGCAGATGCGAACCTTGCACCCCTCAGTTTAGGGTCCGAGGAAACCAATAGACTCCCCCCCAAGCAAGGTCAGTCGTTCCAGTCCGgtaggcgcgaagagcagcgtgaCTTGCAGGAGAGCCAGTTGTCCCTGGCCCACAGCAGGCGTTCCATGTCGCGCACTTCGCTGAGTCTACCGCAGGATCCTTCGCAGTGGCCACCAGCTACGGCTACGGGCTTGGCAGCCATCTGCTTGCGGCGTGAGGAGGCTTCGCAGCTTGTGGGCAAGCACGGTCCCTTCCAGACAAGCACGTTCTATTTCGCCCTCTTGGTTGCTTTCGTGCTGCCCTTTCACACGTTGCCACTGCAGATTGCACAGCACAATGTTGACCACTGGTGCGCCAGGCCTAATAACTTGCGTAACTTGTCGGTGGAGCAATGGAAGCACCTGATGCTTCCACGATCCGAGGACGGCCGTTACAGTCAGTGTCGCATGTACGCAGAGGTGAACAGCTCACGTGTTGTCACGGTGCTTTGCACGAACTGGGAGTACGCGCCCTCAGCCTACGGACCCTCCATCGTCCAGGACTTCGACCTGGTGTGCGAACGCGCCTGGTTCCTGCCGCTCAGCTGCTCCGCCTCCGCGATGGGCGCCATCTGCATGCTGGTCGTCTCGGGACCCCTGGCTGACAGGTTGGGACGGAAGCCAGTGATGCAGTTTTCGACTGTTATGATGCTGGCGGCCTGCTCGGTGATTTTGTTCTCAACTATTCTGAACAGCTTCCTCGCCATGCGCTTCCTGCTCGGAGCCGCCACCAGTACCCTTTTCAACACAAGCTTCGTGCTCCTGGTGGAAGTACTGGCGCCGGAGACCCGCACGCTTTATTCCATGGCGTCAATGCTGGGAAAAGTGTTCGGCGCCATCATAGTCGGCGCTCTGATGTGGGCAAAGTTCAGCTGGTACACGCTGCAGCTGGCCAGCATGCTGCCATACGTCATGTTGCTGCGCAAGTGCACGCACCTAGTGGAATCTCCCCGCTGGCTCCTAGCGCGGGGCAACGTGGAAGAGGCGGAAACGGTCATCATGCACGCGGCCACGCTCAATGGCGAGAACTTGTTCGAAGTGCGTCAGAAGTTGGCGCGCGCGCGGCGTGATGCCGAGCGGGCTGAGCCTGCCACTGAGGGCGCCTGCTGCGACACGTTACGCGTTCGGGGCCGCTGGAGGCACAGCGTCATACTCTGCTACCTCTGGACGGTGACGGCGTTCGCGGCCCAAGCGGCCTCGCTGAAAATCCACTACCTGGACTTCTACCCGGCGGCCTTGCTCGCGCTCTCCTCGGCGCTCTCGTTCCCGACCGAGTTGATCGCAATCGTGTCCGCGGCGCACTTAGGCCGCAGGGCGTCCCAGTCTTCGGCACTGGTGCTTGCCGCCGTCTGCTGCTTCGTAGCCGCCAATCTCGATGACGACAGCGTGGGTCGCAGCGCAGCGCTGCTGTTAGTGACGAGTGTCAGCGTGGACGCGTCACAGACAATCGGCACCCTGTACACAGCCGAAGTGTACCCCACGGTGGCGCGATGCTCGGGCATGGCACTGTGCACGTGCTTCTCGGCGGCCGCCAGCGTTGCCACGCCCGTGGCCGTCTACCTGGGTATCCTTCCGGCGTCTTCGGTGCCGCTGGGCTTCGTGTCTTTACTGTGCGTCACCGCAGCTTGCCTTGTGATGCGTTTGCCGGACACCAAGGAGTCGAGCGCACTGCCGGACCAGTTCTCGGACGCGCACTTGGACACGTCGCCGCAGGAAAGCGCACCCGCGCTGGCCGACACTAGCAGCAACATTCCGTCGCAGGCACGACGCCTCCGCGATGAGGTCCGACCGCAGGAGGAGCGCTGA